The DNA region GAAGTACAAGGTCCTGCACTTCCAGAAGACTGATACGAGGCTTGCCAACAATGGGCGTCCTGAATCGGTTCAGAAGCTGAGGTGCCAAGTGAACTACGGGGCGCTGAGATTTGCTGCTCCGATAGATGAGCTCTGGAAGAAGATTGTGGGTTTTCTGAGGCAGAAGGGACCCTTCTTGGCTCTTCACCTCAGATATGAGATGTTCATGCTTGCTTTTTGTTGATGGTTTAACACCCTGCAAGAGCATGGCCGTACAAGTGATATAATGATAAGTATCGTTCCCATAGAGACTCGAACTAAAACCTCGAAAATTCGGTTTTaggaagaaaaattttaaagcaAGAAATAACACGATAAAAGTTCAATCAGTGGAGAAAACCTATGATTATGATTTCCCCGATACTTCACTAGACTACCCAATACTCTTTATCATTAGTTTGTCAAGAACTCATTTACTAACCTCAATTGCCATAATATTTCCTAAGTATGTTCCGAGTTGCTTAGGAAAAAAATCTAACTTAACCAACCCCCTATATTCTTACAAGAATTGTAATTAAGCTAAATTTATTATGATCTAACTTGAATTGACTACCTAAAATGTGCTAGTATATTCCTATCTTACCTGCTAATCGACTTGAATCCTCAAGACTGAATTTAGGCTATCCTATCTCAATTCTAAACCTAAAATCCCTTTTTCCAAGTTCAATTAAGTTAACCGATCAATACAATAGCTGGTCATGCTATTGCAAGCATTAAACTCAAGATAGAACAAATAAACGGAATTCTCAATGCATAAATTCAAAAGAATATCAGAAATATAGCTACATATTCGGTTCCATCATAACCCTAGAAAAATGAAGTTAGTTCTTGATCGTAGAATAAAAAGCACAAAATTCATCATAGACATGATTCTAAGATAACAATGAAAGGAAATCACGAAAAAGAACAAACTTCCACCGGGTCTTGATCGTGAAGACACTCCAAATCTCCAAGAAGTCACACCAAGAGCTTCTCCAAAACTGCTGAACGTCCCTTCTCTGTGCAGCCGCTCTAAATGTCTCTAAAAGCAGCCCCTTCTGTCCCGAAAATCTCTCACAAgccttaaaatattttttcctattttaagTCCATAATGTCCTTAAAAACTCTAGAGATATCTCCCAAAATCCTTATATCAATTAccaataataaatgaaaatatctcCCTCAAATTTCCTTCTCTAGACATGCTTGGGACCCATGAAAAATCTCAAGAGAATGAAAGCTGAtcggtttttttttcggttacaatagAAGGCTCATGACCTAATATAaggaaattgaaagaaaatctaaataaagtgGCACGGGTAGTCCTACTAATGAGAAGCGAACCTAGAACCTCTAAATTATCAAGTGAGAGTGTTAGCCACTACACTATACCCCATTTCTCAAAGCTGATCAGTTTTGTTGATCTGAAGGGCTGCAGCCCTCGTTTTCCGCGGCTGGGGCCGTCCAACTCAGTAGTTTCTACGCGCTGAACTTCCTCGAGGCATATCTTCTTCATCCGGGCTCCGATTGACAAATCGTTTGAACTTTTGCGTTCCTAACTCGACAAACTTTCCATCCATATGAAATTTGCACCAAAATCTTGAATTTAACCTGTCCAAAAAATCGAAAACTCAGAGGCTGCAAAAGATTGTTCAATTAACTCCAATTCGAATGAAATCAAATTATTACTAATTAAAACTACTAAAACATATCAAAATTCATCTATATGAAAACTAAACTAAAAACATAATAAAACTAACCAAAACTCGATAAACTAGCCTCGATTATACCCGTAGAAAGTACCGAAAAACTCTATTTTCATAGAGTTAACACTCTCTCTGGCTGCATAGAATGTTGCACCCAGTACGAGGCTAAAGAGCTGAGAGACATGCGGTAAgcagtttttttctttttttgtttcccAAAGAAAATTTCGATGATTATTTAAGACGAGGCTCAAGGTCTCAATGATGATAACTATTCAATTCCATGGTGGAAAGTGAAAGAGATAGACTGGGTGAAGAAGAGGACTGCAGGACAATGCCCTCTGACCCCGGGAGAAGCTGCACTGACCCAGCCAGCAGTAGGAATCGACCGGAACACCCGAATCTACGTCGCTGCGGGAGAGATGTATGTAGGGGAGAGAAGAATGGCGAGTCTAAAAGCAGCTTTCCCCAACCTGGTGAGCAACAAAGTTCTCGAGGAAACTAAAATGAGACTTCTCGTGCTGTTGATGTAAAGTAGTGGTAATGCAGGTAAAGAAGGAGACAGGACTGGAGGCCTCATACCTCATGCCCTTTAGGAAACACTCAAACATGATGGCAGTAATAGACTACTATGTTTCATTGGAGAGTGATTTGTCTGTTCCTACTGATAGTCGGAACATGGCACAAGTTTTGCAAGGCCATAGAAGGTATGCAATCAAGCTTCCATCCTTTTCACATCGAAGACATTCTGCTGGGCGAAATACGTGCCCTGAAACAATTATTTTTCGCGAATCATATGTCTAGAAGGCTGTCAATGCGACCTATCGGCATTGAGCTAAGGGGGGGCTGGGTGATGCGCCTCTGTGGCCTTATTCTGGCATTACAGTGGTCGTTGCCTTTGTTAGGAACCGGAATCCCACAAATTGGAATGCCATTTCACAGACTACTGGGTAATTTAGTACAAAATCATATTTCCTTTCCCAAGTTAATGAACCATCAGCAGTAAGTGGGGCAGTGGCTGGCAAGGTTTAGATCAGACTCGTGACAGAGCTCCGAATATCTTTGAAAATCTAGAGATAATTTGAGCAACAAATTTGCATTCCTGAACGTTATTTACCACTTCTCAAATAGGAGAAACTCCTAAATTTATGTGGTCCTTATGATTATGAGTAACACATGCCGGATGTCTACTTCACTGCAGATTGTTAGGTTACAAGCTGACTATTCTTCTAGACAGGATGTTGTTAATCACGTTGATTGATCAGTACATGAACGGGACTCTAAATTGGGACGAATTTGCCTTGCTCGTGAAGACAGCTTATGCAGATCACATGGGTAAGCCAGCTAAGAGAATGGAGATTCCGGCGAAACCTAATGAAGAGGATTACTTCTATGCCAACCCACATGAATGCTCATCCCCAGGTTGATCCCTCAGAACGCACACTGCCCTACTATTTGGATGACGCTACTATGACTCCTCATTCTATATCAAGAAATGAATCCTCCGCTTTGCTACTGATAGCCATAAAATAGCCAACAGACATCGCGTTGGGCTCATACAATCCACACCGTACTTCTTGGGGCTTGCACATGCTCGAGACAACTTATTGGTTGCTCAAGAAGCACCAACTGATTCATGCTCTGACCCAATAGACGTCAAGCTTATATTGGCAGCGAGTATCGACAAGTTGGTCCCTTAGACAACCTGATGCGGAGGCTACCTCAGCTATATTCATGGAGAACTATGATCGAGAGAAACCGAAACTCCACGAGcccgagaagaagaagaaactcgAGAAGAAGAGGACTCAGCCCAAGCTCGCTCAGGAAGGCCCAAATTAGATGCAGATCTTTGTCGGTGGGGAAGTCaaaacataataaataaagtaGTTGCTGACTTATTTTGGGGTTCAGATTCGGATTTATGCGGATGCCATTATTAGTTGCAGTTGTTTTTAGTTTTCGGGGGTAAAGTTAGTGCTTTTATGCTTTCTTAGATAAGTGCACTTAGTATGAGGTTCCTTTTCcctatctctatatatattgatgtatCTGGAGCAGAATCTAGcaatgaaatatatttgaaGCTCTCTCTATTATTTGAGTGTCCCCTGCTACGAGCTTGTGTTAAGTTCGTGTTCTTCAATCTAAACATAGATTTAGGCTAGATCAATCAATCCTCGCTGCGTTACAACCAATAGTTATTTTCAGCTCGGGCAAGACACAATCTTTCCGGTATCTACATACTATgagaaatgagaaaattatatttgaagTGCATGAATCATATTAAACTGAACTTTCTTATGCTTCAACTTCACACTAGAGAAAAGAGGGACTTGATCAAGATCGCGACAATATGAAAGTATATGCATGGATGGTATATCTCGTTGCCCATAAACGAGAATACACAGAAGCACTGTGAAGCAATCCTCATAAAGTTGGCAGGATGAAAACTCACAAAGACACGGGCCAACTAATTTAGAGCATGTACATTGACCTGAAGCCATACAGATATActgtaaaaatataattgcaagAGAGACGGGGAGAGTATTGACCCAGAGAGTAAGTCTCAAGTCTTCTGACGCTTCTGAGCCTGACCCGAGCCTTCTTCACCATCAGCAGCATCCCTAATATCTGCCAACACAGAATTGCCAGAAATGGGACCATCTTGATCCTGAGTAGTAATTACAGAAAAATCAGAATCACATTCTCCGTTAAATATGATAAAGAAGTCAATACATCAACTAATGAAACcatggaagaaggaaaaacCCATCTCTTCATCTTAACTCATACTGCAGCCATTGAGGTTCCTACCATTTGTCCTCTATTTGCGCGCTTCCCGAGATCAATCTGCACTGAGATCCTGGCTTGTGATAAGTCTAAACCAGCATTTTGCAATGCATCCGTTAGAGTATTTAGTAGgctgcacaaaaaaaaaaatcaatcttaGCAACGTCTTATGGATGAAAACCATTTGCCCGTCCCCAATACAACATAGATGAAACAACTTTTATCTTCTAACTTGGGGCCATCAAACGCCTCACAAGCCCATGCAACAGTCTCAACACACTCGTATCACACAATCCACTTGAATGAGATATCAAGATCCAAACCTGAGACGTGTCAGCATGACTATTCACTCCTTGCACCATTTGACCAACCCACAAGggtttgaatattttcttttactatTTCAGAGAGCCCGACAGTGGTGTTGGGATATCACCATAGGAAAAACTATATCTTGGGGAAATTGCTCGGGCTCTATTAGCTCACAGAGACATGATGAAGAAAAAACAACACTAATGCATCCATATATGCCTTGATATAACTgtaataactatatatattgctaTATGACGAACTGAATACAGAATATTCAGAACCAGCACCAGCCTCATCAATAGCGACAGAGTCATGAAACCATGAAAGATAGCTCTGCATAGAACTCTTACCCTTGTGAATATACACTTGAGATGTTGATCGTTCCACCTTCAATGGACAGATCTTCCGATTGGTTCAGCAAATTCTCCGTGAAAGGGCCTGCCACCGACTGTAGGTCTGAACCTGCAGGTCTCTGAAGAGGATGGTCTGCTGTGCCATCCGTTCGGACTGGAGTGGGCATGGGCTGATCAACAGATTTATTTATGACTTCTCGTCCAGCTTCAAGCTCCAGAGTATTCTGTGTGCTTGCAAGCATATTTGAAGTAATACCAACATTATTATCCTCAAACTTCCCAGGAAACATGGACACTGGAGCCGAGCCATTTTTAGCAGCATGAGGTTGACCAACGAAACTTTGAACACGCCAATGGCTGTTTCTCTATATAAGGAAGAGAGCCTACGAGGTAAGAAGACAGAGACCGAGCAAAAGCAAAAACAAAGCCCAGATGCAGCACTTCCAACTTAGGAAATTGTTTTCTCAACAGTGATGGGTCTGAGAAAATGAATGCAATTTTTGAAACTAAGACGATCTGTGACTTGGGTTAGCTCTTTCTTCTCTATCTGTTATTATTTCAGGTATAATGCAATCTTCAACTGGCATCAATCAGCCGATGAGAATCATGTTCTCTAATAGATTAATAACATATTGAGCCATTATTTAATCCAACCCTCGTAAATGCAAACTACTCATTTAGATATCCAAAAAAACCAAAGTTATGGTACCTACCCATGGCATCAACTTGGCGGGCTCCGAATTCCATCCTGGATAAGAGCCTTCATACTTCTGTACCTTTTCCTGCAAATACTTAACATAATCTATCACCTGCAAAAGAGCATTCTGTTTAGTCAATTGATACAACAGCTTGAACACCTGCAGAAGTATTATCAGAATGCTTTTTCGTGGTATGCACTCAGCTCACCTCTAATAAAAACGATGCCGTATCTCTCTTTTGTTCACTGTGAGGTATTAGATCTCTCAATATCTGAAACCTGAAAGAGAAAGGCTAGGCATTTAGTTATTCTGCAGAACAATGCAGTAGCATTCAGTCGACGAATCTAAGTTCTAAGACCCGGATAATGGACTAGGATGTACAAAACTGACTATAAATACAAGTGAAAGACTATGTTCTTAAACTACTTCTCCACAATCTATTCCCTAAGAAGGGCGCCAAAAGAATGGTATAGCTTGAGaggataaataattttttgaggaTTACACTACTTTACTAATACTAGATACCAGAATTCAAGAGATTTTACTACCATCCCAGGGAAATAAAGAGCAAAAGGAAACAGAAAGTGCCATtccaaatccttttcaagttGTCGTAAGGATAGGCAACAGTGGAGACTTCTTCCATGAAGATTTACAAGGTCACCCAAGCCGGCTTCTGAATTACCTCAGTTCCATAACGAAATTTTTAGTTCCCAAACTAGTGGGCTTGAAAGGATGGTGCAATACAAGCGAAAGTCGTTTTACTTCAACTGTAGTTTCGAAAAGTCTATAGCATAATAGTCAGATTTCAGACTGTCCATTGACAACATAGCACCAAATATTCAGCTTCTATGGCATACCTCTCATTTATCTTGCTCCTTCTACGCTGCTCCGTGACCGAATGCTTCGATCTTATAGCGTTGGCTTTGTCACTATTCTTATCTGCTTTCAGTAATGAAAAAAACTCATGAGCTGAAAATCAGCACATCATTGATCCATCAAACGATCAACATCCCAGAACATGGCACATCATAAGCTATTCACTTCACATAGCGCCCTGCTACCCATCCCAAACACACAAAAGTTCATTACCAATTGTCTACACAAATTCTACcaataaagaaaaaccatGTTTTCAGCTGGGATGCTCAAGAAATGGATCTACACAATATggaagaaatggaaaaatggAACCTTTGGTATTGCCAGTGGCGTTGGTATTGGAAGTGTTAGAAGAGGGGCCGTCCCTCTTCGGATTGAAATCATCCTCCTCGTACTCCTCGTACTCTTGGTTCCCTTTCCCTGATTTCATATTCCTGTCTGAGCTCGAATCAGCAACAGAGACCCCACCAAGATGTCAACCCGGAAACCTCGATCGGGTCACAGAGACAAAGCCGGGAACCAAGAACAAGAGAGAAGCTTCCGTCGAGTATTTAGTACGGTCGAGTGAGATTATCCCTTGAGATGGGCCTTTGTGTTCGGAGAGGAGGAGTGCGAATATCAGGACGGGACGGGAAATGGGTTGCAGGGGACATTAGCGTCTGATTGTCTCTGTCTCCGGTCGGAGTCGTAGGTGGGTTTTCTGGGGGAGGAGGGCGGCGAGACGAGGATTGTAAAGAAAAGTTAGGCTACGACCAGGTTCACGGGATTAACAGTGCTCCGTTGCGTGGCAGTGGCTGATTCGGTTTGTCAAGCGGCCTTCTTTTGCCCTTTgccattttttttacttttccgGCCGAAAGAatgtttatttgtatattatttTTGGGGTAAAACGTGTAcaatgtttatttatttttcattctctTATTAACAAATGtgaattttacatttttttcggttacaagggaAATCCATGAGTCtagtatattaaaataaaaattctaaatatctaataaaggaaCACGGGTAGTCTCACTGGATATCGAACCTGAGACCTCTTGATCACCAGATGAAAGGTGTACTACTATACTATTCTTATTCTTCATTATGTGAATTTTACATTTGACATGTGAAACAATATAAATCAACAAATTAACGGTTCCTACATACTGAGAGGAGAGTGCGTTACCAACTCTCAAGCGAAGCGAGATTGTCGGAACCACAAGTGTCACCGGTGACCTCCTACGGAGAGGGAGGTGCAGTGGCCGCGCGGGAGCCTCTACCCATCCTCCTCCCTGAGCTcctatctttttttctttaatttcataattatattatttatttgtaaaaaatacggtgaataaaaaaatgaaagaaaagaagaagaaaagtataaaataatgaattttagGCGTTATCAAAGTCCATTTGTTAACGGGAGGCTTGGAAGGACTAATACGATGTACTATTAGGTGGGCGGAAAAATTGGTCAAGAACCAATTGATGTGTCATTTATCTTTCGGGAATAAAATCATTAACTTAGTATAATGGAAATTCATTAAGCATCCtcgtccttttcttttctttttaaaatgtttagATTAGACTAATGTAAGTTTCCAATGTGCATCCTCATAAAATATGAGATCTCACTTCGTCTCTCTTTCTTCTAGTTGTTAACGTGTAACCAACCAAAATtttattcagaaaaatttttttaaaaaaattcatataacAAAAATTCATAAAGTAACAACttaaaaatctgaaaaatatttaataatacaataaaattagtaaaaaatttcaaaatattaagaaaaataaatattacagATTATTCAAAAAGATATTAAACATTTAGAATAAAAGAGGTCACAAAAGTTCATAAAGGTTTAGGAAAAATACAAGctatatcaaaaaaataaaatagaaagaacATAAAACTTAGGAAACGTAGAGAAATACGAATTAAAAGAgaactaaataaaataaaatgcaattcaaaaattaaaatgtttgaATGGAATTAAAATCTTcaaaaagatagaaaaacctaaatataataaattctgaaaattttctaaaagttcataaaaaaaataaaactataaaaaaattaaagattatccaaaaaatattaaaatattaagtaaactaaatttcaaaaagtataaaagaattaaaaagttaattaattgaaatgtaatttcttatatttcaattctttggtattattaaattcttttaccTTTCTCTgaagttttattaatttcattttgtaaaaatattttctgattttaattttttaaaaaaattgaataaatttttaatttgttacttTGTGTACAATTGAAGAAAGGGGAAGACTGGAAAAGAAACCTTATATGTGTTTTCCATACATATTCAAGGAAAATATAAACtcttgattttatttatatatacaaggGAAAGTTTCATTGGCTAGTTAAAAGGTCGGGAAATGGGGACAGATATAGCGACATTTCCATACTTATCTGAGCTAGTCGTATCCTGCTTATTATAATTTGATACTTAATTATCGCATTCCGTTTGCACATCGAAAGTGAACTTCGCGACCATTTGAGTTAGTATTACTCGGTCAAAAATAAATCCATGGGAAGTCCATTTAATGTATTGTTGTTAGGTGCCCTCGGTCCTTCTCTTCAACTAGACCAACTATTTTATTGCTTATATATTTACACCGTTAACCGAGTCTTCACATATGCTAAGTAGGAGGTGATGATAATGGTCTCGCAGTACCGATCTAATGTTACTTGTGTAATTTCGacgaccaaaaaaaaaaagaaagaaaagaaaactccTTTGATAGAGACCAGTCGTGTGAAGTCCTTATGATTGTCGATGTACATGTTTGGGTTGATTGACATTTTATGGCCCAAATTCGATTACCAGTCGTGCGAGTTCCAATAGGCAACACAGGGAATGCTCGCTCATTGTCGCACACGTTTTAACTAATGCTATTGCTAAGCTCGTGATCATCATTGTTAAATAGGCGCCGTTCACTCTTGACAGGGGCTAGTTGAAGACCTTTATAGGGAAGGTGTCTAGACCATGGCAACAAAAGTCGttgtaattaatttgaaatttccaAATTACCAAGCAAGGGTGTGTGTCTCGCTACATTACACTTTCTTAACATATGTGAGtgaataaaattatacaaaGAACATCTCAATTTCACCCCAAATAAAAACTTCTCATACAAATAACACAATAAAATACATTCTCAAAGACCCCAAATAAATACAGAGAAAGCTATACACAATTCGTATGTTAGCCCGTCCGATCCTTCCATTTGCCATTTGGAATgttttaaataagaaaatattatatttaaaagcCTCAGTAAACCTTAAGCACAAATTTACTGATTAAGCTCTATAAATAGAAAgggcatatatatgtacgttaAATTAGTTAAATGTGCCTCCAAGGTCTTTCTGCAAGGGACACGCACTCGCTGTACCTATAGCAATCTACGAGATGGTCAATCGTCAGCCCAGCTGCCTGCATGAACGAGCACACAATCACCGGCCCCACCAGTCGGAACCCTCGCTTCTGCAGATCCTTACTGATCACCTCGGCTTTCGGCGTCCTGAGGGGGATGTTTCTTGGGTGCCTGTAACGGTTGATAATCGGCTTATGGTTCACATAACTCCACATATAACTGCTGAATGATCCAAACTCCCTCACAATCTGCATGCATATTAAAGTACACATGCAGCAAATAAGGATTGTCGTTAGGCTCAAGTCAATCACATGATTCACATCCATGGGCACCTCCATAAGTGTAGTAGAAGTACACTAAATGAAATAGTACCGTGCACATTTGAAACTCACTTAAAGTATTTTGTGGCTAAATTAAACAACTATTCAAACAACGGTGACGTGTTTTAACTAATAAACTAAATACATTTCGTGATATCACGCCCAAAaggaacatatatataattctgtTAAAATATTTACCTTCAATATGCACTTGGCATTGTCGACAATGCACCTCACTCTGCTCTCTGCTAGCATAATTTCTTTATCGGAGGCTATGTCTGTGATCTCCTTATCGCCCATTTTGGCCACAATATTTGGATCAAATCCAGCAAAAGCTTCCCTAATTTGccaataaattttttgattttgttattcatcggaaagaaaaataaatataaccaCAATAacaattatataatatgtCACTGGtattccaaatatatatatatatatatatatgcatacacactAAATTGTCTTCTAGCTAATCGTTCGATTATTATAAGGAAAGGATTAAATTGTTGGAAGAAAAGATAGAAATTAACAATACAGAAAGTTTTTTGTAGTTTATTAATACCTAATTCTATCAACTATATGTTTgtttcatattataatatgcGCAATGGTAGATGGTATGATAAAGGTTTTGGTTGTGTCACCTAAATAGCtcctttcttttcaaaatctcGGTCCAGTTGTGGTCCATCAACATGCCCGACATTGCGAGTAGCTCAAATAGCTCTCTGTTTACGAATTATACATGACCAAATACAAGGAATCATATATTAGTGATGAActccattttcattttaagCTGGGAATATATGCAATTCATCTTCGGGAATCAATTATGTACCGATCATCGTAAATTGGCACTCCCCAATGTTCGTCATGAAATGATACGTAAACTTTATCTGCACCAAAAAACGTTCAGTATTTAATAACATTTGAGATCTGACTATTGCAATCCTGACATGAGAAGACATTAAGCATGAAATTATATAGTATAATATGTATAGGGACTCTTGAAGTGGGTCCACGAAGATGCTATTCATACGGAATATATTGTATATTGAGCAGTAGGCGTAACTCATTGGAACAATGATGAACACTTTAATTATGATGAATTTAGTTTTATTGACATGTTACATAGTAGgtagaaattgacttttcttttttccttgatGAATAGGTAGAAATGGACTTGATTATTATCTTATGATTGTTTGATCAACcactcccaaaaaaaaaaaagaagcagtGTTTGGGCCCGGAgaatctatttaaaaatttcccTATAGCCTCTAGATATGTGTGTGAATGAATTATTATCTAAGTGACGGCTTAATCATAAATCCTTATTAATCATTAGTTATGCAATCATTTTCATTATTCTAAAAGCTTAACGAATATAATTATGCGGCTCCCTTTATCGAAAAGTTTATTGGAAAATATCGACGGAAGTTCTGGTATTACGTGTTTAGAGTAACTATAACCAATAATGGTAATTGATTTGGGACAAACTATAGCATCATAACCACCTTGaccaaataaaattcatagGGGACGATGCTTTCGAAGGTATAAAAATGTTTAGGCTCTCTATAACGGACTGTTACATTATTTGCCTCAACTAAGTGCTGCTAGGGTTGATCAAATTTCATCACACATACGTGTATGGGCAATGTGATATGAAAATGTTGACTCTATTATATAACTTGACCGAATGTTTGAGAATCTCTGGTTATCAAGATGCTCACACCTCTAATTTCACCACATTACGAAATAATAAAGAACCAATAGAACCGAAAGTTTATCGtagaaaaaaatgtattttcaagatgtgtttgttttacggtgtatatatatccttttttCTGTACCGTGAGAGTGTCATATTATTAACACGGATAGACGATTAAACCGAGACGAGTATCATGGCCGAGATGTTCATACCGCTGCTCTTGGTAATCCAGTAGCATCTCCTGGGCTCTCCATCGTCGCTGCCCGAGCTTGGACTAACACACTGTCCTTGATGATGATGGACCGTGCCATTTCTCTGAACATTCAAACCCGGCAAGGCTTCCTTCCTCTCGAGGGCCGGTCGTGGAGAGATCAGCCTGAGGGCCAAGGAGATCTTATGATCCAGCGGTGAGATACTTGAGTGGTCCGTAGCGGTTGAGTCGTTCGAGTTCTGAGACAGCGACAAAGAGAGCGAAGAGAACGAGAGGGATGAGCTGCTTCGCCGGAGCCCAATCGGGTATATCttcttgaggtgcttggacAAATTAAAGCTGTGGTCGGTCTTGGTATCTGCTGCTGTGTCTGGGCTTCTGGGCTTCTCCAGAATGTTTCTCCTCAAGTTAGAGGATGCTTTAGATATGTGCATGTTGCCCcgtgagaagaagaagaaggaggagggaGGTGTGATAAATTAAGGCAAAGAGAGCTTATGGGATGGAAATTAATGGAGGGTAGATGTAAAGGTGGCATCAGAGGGACAGAGTTTATAAAGGTATTGAGTTCTTTGAATTGAGAAGGAGAGGCTTCCAAGAAAGATTATTGCGCCggctttttaattttttctatagGATGTTAAGACGTGTATTCTCAGTTTATTGGGTGAAATTAATTCTTGTTCGAACATTTATTTAGTTAGGTCACAAGATACTCCTATTGGATCTCGTACTCcttatgcaaaagaaaatttgttcAAAATATTGTTTGTCAACTGCACCATATTTGATTTTGAACAGCTTTTGTTTTTCTCGGTTGGGGAAGTGTGCTCTTTCAAAGTGTTTCCATACATgcacctttttcttttcctttttttttttatttttttattttgttcttttttccttATGTTTGGGGTCGTTGTTATGgatattctgatttttcttttcaccaAATTAATTCCTTCGCATCGATCCAAGCAGGTTTTATTCGCATTACGCCATGTTACTGCATTCGTGAGAGTTTACTTCCTTTGT from Punica granatum isolate Tunisia-2019 chromosome 3, ASM765513v2, whole genome shotgun sequence includes:
- the LOC116200614 gene encoding rhamnogalacturonan I rhamnosyltransferase 1-like, coding for MTRLAWARLFVAGAAAAVTMWVCAMSIGTWGETASNPRVVNWSSSISTSPLPATRGSGIRIHSSSQPKVAATALTLHEYERHGFLMVSANEGLNQMRAGVLPRMQKYKVLHFQKTDTRLANNGRPESVQKLRCQVNYGALRFAAPIDELWKKIVGFLRQKGPFLALHLRYEMFMLAFYEAQGLNDDNYSIPWWKVKEIDWVKKRTAGQCPLTPGEAALTQPAVGIDRNTRIYVAAGEMYVGERRMASLKAAFPNLVKKETGLEASYLMPFRKHSNMMAVIDYYVSLESDLSVPTDSRNMAQVLQGHRRLLGYKLTILLDRMLLITLIDQYMNGTLNWDEFALLVKTAYADHMGKPAKRMEIPAKPNEEDYFYANPHECSSPG
- the LOC116201622 gene encoding transcription factor BIM2 isoform X4, producing the protein MKSGKGNQEYEEYEEDDFNPKRDGPSSNTSNTNATGNTKADKNSDKANAIRSKHSVTEQRRRSKINERFQILRDLIPHSEQKRDTASFLLEVIDYVKYLQEKVQKYEGSYPGWNSEPAKLMPWNTLELEAGREVINKSVDQPMPTPVRTDGTADHPLQRPAGSDLQSVAGPFTENLLNQSEDLSIEGGTINISSVYSQGLLNTLTDALQNAGLDLSQARISVQIDLGKRANRGQMDQDGPISGNSVLADIRDAADGEEGSGQAQKRQKT
- the LOC116201622 gene encoding transcription factor BIM2 isoform X1, translated to MKSGKGNQEYEEYEEDDFNPKRDGPSSNTSNTNATGNTKADKNSDKANAIRSKHSVTEQRRRSKINERFQILRDLIPHSEQKRDTASFLLEVIDYVKYLQEKVQKYEGSYPGWNSEPAKLMPWRNSHWRVQSFVGQPHAAKNGSAPVSMFPGKFEDNNVGITSNMLASTQNTLELEAGREVINKSVDQPMPTPVRTDGTADHPLQRPAGSDLQSVAGPFTENLLNQSEDLSIEGGTINISSVYSQGLLNTLTDALQNAGLDLSQARISVQIDLGKRANRGQMDQDGPISGNSVLADIRDAADGEEGSGQAQKRQKT
- the LOC116201622 gene encoding transcription factor BIM2 isoform X2, with protein sequence MKSGKGNQEYEEYEEDDFNPKRDGPSSNTSNTNATGNTKDKNSDKANAIRSKHSVTEQRRRSKINERFQILRDLIPHSEQKRDTASFLLEVIDYVKYLQEKVQKYEGSYPGWNSEPAKLMPWRNSHWRVQSFVGQPHAAKNGSAPVSMFPGKFEDNNVGITSNMLASTQNTLELEAGREVINKSVDQPMPTPVRTDGTADHPLQRPAGSDLQSVAGPFTENLLNQSEDLSIEGGTINISSVYSQGLLNTLTDALQNAGLDLSQARISVQIDLGKRANRGQMDQDGPISGNSVLADIRDAADGEEGSGQAQKRQKT
- the LOC116201622 gene encoding transcription factor BIM2 isoform X5; the encoded protein is MKSGKGNQEYEEYEEDDFNPKRDGPSSNTSNTNATGNTKDKNSDKANAIRSKHSVTEQRRRSKINERFQILRDLIPHSEQKRDTASFLLEVIDYVKYLQEKVQKYEGSYPGWNSEPAKLMPWNTLELEAGREVINKSVDQPMPTPVRTDGTADHPLQRPAGSDLQSVAGPFTENLLNQSEDLSIEGGTINISSVYSQGLLNTLTDALQNAGLDLSQARISVQIDLGKRANRGQMDQDGPISGNSVLADIRDAADGEEGSGQAQKRQKT
- the LOC116201622 gene encoding transcription factor BIM2 isoform X3, producing MKSGKGNQEYEEYEEDDFNPKRDGPSSNTSNTNATGNTKADKNSDKANAIRSKHSVTEQRRRSKINERFQILRDLIPHSEQKRDTASFLLEVIDYVKYLQEKVQKYEGSYPGWNSEPAKLMPWRNSHWRVQSFVGQPHAAKNGSAPVSMFPGKFEDNNVGITSNMLASTQNTLELEAGREVINKSVDQPMPTPVRTDGTADHPLQRPAGSDLQSVAGPFTENLLNQSEDLSIEGGTINISSVYSQGLLNTLTDALQNAGLDLSQARISVQIDLGKRANRGQMVGTSMAAV